The following DNA comes from Crateriforma spongiae.
TCCGTCACCGGCAAGTTCGATTCACGCGGACTGAATATCGGCAGCGGTGCGAGACGATTAGAGCCCATGGCGTTAAAACCGCCAGCGGAGAAGCTCGAACCAATCGCCGAGAAAATCGAACCCGAAGTCATCGTTGCTCCCAAGCTGCTTGTTGAGGAACCGGATAAAGACAACGAACCAGCCACAGGAGAAGAGCCGGCGAACGACTTCGCACCCGGCTTGCAGCAAATCAACGACCGCTTAATCGCGATTGGCGAATACTTGATGAAGTCCAACGAACTCCTGGCCGGTAACCAGGGGAACGTCAACGAGACCAGCGATCGACTTGGCCTCGGACTGAGCGAAGACGTCGAGCGAGCGATCGTTGAAACCGCCAACAACACTCGCAAACTGGCCGAGCAATCCAACGGTCGCGGATTGGTGTTTAGCTGATGGGGTTTTCAGCGGGAGCCTACAACTTTGCGGTCGCCGCACTATCGCCAAAGGCAACACGCGGCACCCAGAGTTCTGACGTCACATCCTACGTTGCCGACACCGGTGGCGGAGCAGTCAGTCCGGCGGCAGCCGCCGAGGCGTTGCACAGTCATCTGGTCACAGGCGACCCGAACATCGAACCCTATCTTCGTGTCGATGCCGAGCACATCAACCAGAAGTATGTCCTCGCCACCGCCAGCATCAATCGCACCAAGCTCGATCCTGTCTCGTTTAATACCACGGGAGCGACCACGCACGTCAACCAATCGCTGTCCACTCGCGGCATCTACGCCGCGCCCGGGAAGACCGCGCCTAACTATCGCGGTGCGATTGGCGTCAGTGATTCCGGCGTGTCCGGCGTTGACGTAACGGTGCCGGCCTTCGAGTTCTCGGTGCGAAAGAAGTTTGAGTTCGTCTCGACCAGTTACTTGCTGGCTTGCGTTGCGATGACGGGGCGCACGAACGGCGGACCGTGGTCGATCTTCAGTCCCGGCGAAGCTCTATTTCTTGGCGCGGAGGGCGGCGAGGACGAACAGAACTGGGTGGATATCACCTATCACTTCGCGGCGCGGCCCAATCAACCCACGCTTTCGATCGGAAATATCGGAGTCATCGACAAACGGGGCTGGGACTACCTGTGGGTAAAGCACGACGAGGAAGTCGTTGGCGACCGGGTGCTGCAAACGCCAGCGGCGGCCTACGTCGAACAGGTTTATCCCGAAGGCAACTTTTACGCATTGGGAATTTCGTAGTTGGCCAGACGTGTTCGACCCGGCGACAACCTCGAAATCACCGCGGTCGAATACAACCGACTGTTAGCGGCAGCCGAGGCGATGCACCGCAATCGGCTGCCCGGTGGCGGTGGTGCTCGCACTCACCTGCGAAACGCCGCATCTGTTCGTGTGCACAACACGTCCGGTGTGGTGGTCCCGATCGGCGGCATCGTGGGTTTCGATTCGCCGATCACGGATCCGCAAGCCGGCCCGGTGGAACTGGCTCGCTTCGTCCGCGACGCAACGATCAAAACGGTTCGCCCAACCGAAGATGAACACACCGGCCGAGTCGGTGTCGCGATTGAGCCGATCCGCGATGGCGAGGTCGGCCGAGTGGTGTTCGATGGCGTGGTTGCCGCCCAAGTCGACATCAGTGAAACCTGGCACCGCTTCGCCGACGTAGCCGAGTCCGGCGGCGATACGCTGCAATCAAAGCCCGACGGCTCGGCCCAGATCCTGTGGCGAAAAGACTCTGGTGCGACTGGACGTCAGTGGGCCGTGGTCCGTATCGGTCGACCTGCCGATCCTGTGTACATGATCAAAGTGCCCGCCGGTGGCATCGCAGCCCGACGTGGAGTGCGAACTGGTGCGGCCGACTGTGACCTGTATCAGCTGAACAACGATGGCGAGCTCGAAGCCGTCACCGACCCGGCTGGCCAGCAAGTCCGCATCACCGCTCGCAATCACTCGGCCCAGCGAATCCGCGGACCGATCAACGGCAGCGGCGAAGACCAATACCTCGTCGTCACATTTGACGGTAGACGTTCGTGGGTCATCGACCCGCCAAAGCAAACGTTGCTTTGTAAACCGACGAAACGCCTGAAAGCCAAATCATGGGGCACCGCCCGCGAATTGCGGTTTGACGGGTCGCGGTGGAGACCGATCGGCGTCAGGGTTTCGGTCTACAACGTCTGTGACTACTCGCTACTCGCGTCGCAACAGATCATCTGCCACTTCCACGAGGACACCGGTAGCTATGTGACGATCGGTTGCCGTTGTTGTGACGGTAGTAGCTCCTCGAGTTCGTCTTCCTCATCCAGTAGCTCGTCATCCAGCGTCGCGTCCTCATCCAGTTCACCCTCCTCGTCGAGTAGCCCATCGAGTAGTAGCAGTTCGTCCGTCAGCAGTAGTTCTTCGAGCAGCTCATCGAGTAGTTCATCTTCCAGTAGCTCGTCACCCAGCAGTAGCTCGCTAAGCAGCTCAAGTTCAAGCAGCATCTCGTCAAAGTCGAGCAGTTCCGCATCGTCTTCCTCGAGTCATTCATCTTCCAAATCGCCGTCTAGCCAATCCAGCAGTCCAAGCTCATCGAGCCAAACCTCGTCTTCGAGTGGTTCATCGGTTTCGAGTAAATCGTCGTCGAGCGACAGCAGCAAATTTTCCACGAGCTCGGTTTCGGACTCAAGCAGCAGTCACTCGGATAGTTCTTCGAGCGAATCAACTTCGCCAAGTAGTTCGTCGACGTCTGAATCAGCGTCATCAGCTTCCGAATCCGGTTCCTCGAACGCTTCGCTTAGCGAGGGGTCGAGCGTTCAGTCTTCGAGCAGCGATTCCTCTGGAAGCGACTCTTCAAAAAGTGGATCTTCGGGAAGTAATTCATCCGTCAGCACGTCCGATAGCACCAGCCCCACACCCACATCCAATTCCACGTCAAGCGACTCGGGAAGTAATTCGGACAGCAGCGATTCCGCAAGTGACTCTGCCAGCGAGTCCGACAGTGCATCTGACAGCCAATCAGAATCCGGGCCATCGGGATCTTGGGAACCCAGCGGATCAACCCAAAGCAGCGGTTCAGGTTCTGACTCGCTTTCGGAATCAGCCTCTGACTACAACAGCGAGTCGGAAAGCACATCGCCCCCGGAAAGCTCCGGCTCGGATGAAAGCCAACCTAGCGGGTCACCTCCGCACGAAAGTGACTCGGGCTCGACGCCTTGGTCAACCTCAACCAGCCACGCATCCGCATCATCAACGGGAAGTGACAGCGATAGCGAATCCGATTCAGCAAGCGATGGTTCTGATTCTGAATCGGATCAATCCGACTCCGGCGCATCCGGTTCGCAAGAATCAGGATCCAACGATTCCACCAGTGATGGATCACAAAGCACCCCGCCGAGCACCAGCACACTCGACGGATCATCCTCAGATCACAGCGATAGCCAACCGTCTGGCGATTCAACCTCCGTCGACTCCCGATCCGACGCAAGCGATGCCCCATCCGACGATGGGTCCAACATCGATGCCAGTAGCGATTCGCGAGACGACAGTGAGTCCGACACGCCAAGCGACTCACACGAACCCAGCGGAAGTCGTGAGGACAGCGATGATCCATCAATCGACTTCCCGTCAGGCGACAGCCGATCCGAAGACGATTCCGATGACTCGCCGTCCGAAGATGATTCAGGTGACCCGCCGTCTGGTGCCAGCAGCGAAGGTTTCAGCGAACCATGTAACAGCACTTGGGTTTGGTCCTGCGGTTGGGAACTCGTTGACAGTGATTGTGAAGATCCCGGCGAACCGCCCTCAAGCAGCGGAGCCTACGACGGAGAAGTTGCGGGGATGACTGCATGATCCATTGCCCGCATCTGACCACCGACAACGTCTGTAAAGTCGCCTCCGGCATGGCGGGCTCCCGAGCCAAAGTCACACCAGCCGCTTGCAACGCCTGTCAGAACGAATCCAACCCGCGAGCTATCAATGTCATCACGATCGGCATGGCGCTCGTTAACAAGAAGCGTCGCAAGCAAGACACCCGCGAACTGCACGCGATGCTTCGCAGCTATCTACCCGAACGCAGCGAAGAACCCGCAACGCTCAAGATCGCCGACTACCGACCTGGCCCCGGCAACGAACTCAAGAAGATGCTCGCTTGGTTCGCTCGACCGAGTGAAACCTGTAACTGCGACACCCGCGCCGACACGATGAACGATTGGGGTGTCGACGGGTGTTTGCGAAACATCGAAACGATCACGGATTGGTTACTTGAAGAAGCCGAAGCACGAGGCCTACCGCATGGACGGTTCACACGAAAGATCGCCAAATCACTCGTCCACACAGCCATTCGACGGTTCCAGAAGAAGTTCCCCGACGGCGCGCCCGAGCCAGACGACGGCGATGATCGTCAGGGAGGCGGATGACGTCCAGCTTCGACCCATAGCGTCCGCACTTCAACGGCCTGTGGCCGATTCATGCGAAGCGTTCGAATGGTTACTTCGCCAATCTCGGTCAGTCCAACGATTACCGCCCCGTCCACGGACCAATCAAAATGATCGAGCCAGGTTTCTTGTTGGGGATGGAACAAAGCAAATTCACGACCGTCATCCGTTGTGCCGCGAATACGGTTCGACTTGAACCGATTGCACGCCGGACAGGCGAGACAAAGATTTTGGAACTCTGTCGCTCCGCCTTCGGATCGCGGGACAATGTGTTCAATTTCAAAAGTCGAAACGGTCAGCGACTCGGCTGTTTGGCAGTAGGCACAGCAGGCAAAGAATCTCTCGCGAACCCGCCGTCGAAGATCGGCGGAGACATACCGGCTCACGGATTTTTGTCGTGCTGGCTGAGCGTAAATGCAGCGCGGGCTTTGAGCAAATTGAGTTCGTCAATTTGTTCGATCAAGTCGTCAAGCTCTTTGGTCTCTCCCTCGCTCAGCTTTCCGTCTGAGTTTCGAGCTAGCAAATCGTCCAAATGTGATTGTGCCTTGGGTGCTAGCAAGCCACTGGCAAGCGCCTTCAAGGCCGGCACGCTGACGTTTGACAGTAATTTCGCTTCGTTTGACATGCGAATCCCTATTTGAACCGTCGATGCTCGTCCGAGGATACCAAAAGAAATGCCTGTGAATCCATACGAAATGGATCTCATCGACCCACAAGAGTTCTGCGTCAAAGGCTCAATTGTCGAAAGATGTTTCCTCATCAACCTCGATCGACGCGAAGACCGACTCAAAGAATGGCTCCAACAACTCCCCGATCCGTGGCCACTGCCCGAACCCGAACGTTTTGCCGCGATCGACGGTCGCCGGTGTGCCACGCCTCCCCAGTGGCGAGCCGGCAACGGTGCGTGGGGCTGCTACCGATCGCACTGTTTGATTCTCGAGAAGTGTCTGATCGAGGGCATCGATTCGTACGTGGTCTTTGAAGACGACGCGGGGTTCGTCGAAGACTTTGCAGAGCGATTCCAACAATACGCCGAGGAGTTGCCGGCCGACTGGGGACTCGCTTACCTCGGCGGGCAACACCTGTTTGCCGGCAAGCATCCGCCGCAACGAATCAGCGAACACGTCTATCGACCCTACAACGTCAATCGCACGCATGCCTTCATGGTCCGCGGTCGCGAGAACATGAAGGCCCTGTACCGACATCTTCACTGGAACGATTGGCAACAGCGGCACCACATCGACCATCACCTCGGCCGTTTGACTCAGCGTCGGTACCAAGCCCTCGTTCAAGGCAAGAACATCGAGAAGGAATCGATCGCCGTCTACACGCCCGATCGCTGGATGGTGGGCCAGCTTCCGACCAAGTCGAACATCTGCGGACGAAAGTGGGAACAAACCCGTTTCTTCAACGACGCCCGCAACGCC
Coding sequences within:
- a CDS encoding HNH endonuclease translates to MSRYVSADLRRRVRERFFACCAYCQTAESLTVSTFEIEHIVPRSEGGATEFQNLCLACPACNRFKSNRIRGTTDDGREFALFHPQQETWLDHFDWSVDGAVIVGLTEIGEVTIRTLRMNRPQAVEVRTLWVEAGRHPPP
- a CDS encoding glycosyltransferase family 25 protein; the encoded protein is MDLIDPQEFCVKGSIVERCFLINLDRREDRLKEWLQQLPDPWPLPEPERFAAIDGRRCATPPQWRAGNGAWGCYRSHCLILEKCLIEGIDSYVVFEDDAGFVEDFAERFQQYAEELPADWGLAYLGGQHLFAGKHPPQRISEHVYRPYNVNRTHAFMVRGRENMKALYRHLHWNDWQQRHHIDHHLGRLTQRRYQALVQGKNIEKESIAVYTPDRWMVGQLPTKSNICGRKWEQTRFFNDARNADHSDSPFFAVLGPHRSGTSCVAMVMHHLGVHMGNQLSGYEATGGGEAIGLAQLCENAMRFPAIDPVWPDHQLTQKLKSWIVQRKAEANRDKTVAGGKYPHLCRFAEHLHAALGDSLRIISVERDIEASINSLKSRSEIHRGQWFAATDDQCEQLQRSLLEHRERFIAEHPDVPLFRIEFAELVTYPKEAIRDLIGFLGIDPSEEEIASAIDHVNPDLRKHG